Proteins encoded by one window of Cylindrospermum stagnale PCC 7417:
- a CDS encoding Uma2 family endonuclease, with protein MTLAKELASPQNTPENVIFPPGDLYSDEPPLESELHLRQIILLFKCLEWLWRDRNDFYAAGNLTIYYSPNQRKSEYFRGPDFFVVLDTERKTRKSWVVWDEDGKYPHLILEILSESTANTDKDLKKKIYQDTFRTPDYFWFDPYTLEFAGFHLLDGKYEPLEPNTQGHLWSQQLGLYLGIYQGLLRFFTREGELVPTPEETAEQETQRAEQETQRAERLAAKLRELNIDPDTI; from the coding sequence ATGACCCTAGCGAAAGAATTAGCCTCTCCCCAAAATACCCCAGAAAATGTTATCTTTCCCCCAGGTGATTTATACAGTGACGAACCTCCCTTGGAAAGTGAACTGCATCTGCGACAAATAATCCTACTTTTCAAATGTCTAGAATGGTTATGGCGAGACAGAAATGATTTCTACGCGGCTGGCAACCTGACTATTTACTATAGTCCTAACCAACGCAAATCAGAATACTTCCGGGGGCCAGATTTTTTTGTGGTGCTGGACACTGAACGCAAAACCCGTAAAAGTTGGGTAGTTTGGGACGAAGATGGCAAATATCCGCATTTAATTCTGGAAATTCTTTCTGAATCAACAGCGAATACCGACAAAGATTTAAAGAAAAAGATTTATCAAGATACCTTCCGCACACCTGATTATTTTTGGTTCGACCCATATACATTAGAATTTGCTGGTTTTCACTTATTAGATGGTAAGTACGAACCTCTAGAACCAAATACCCAAGGGCATCTCTGGAGTCAGCAATTGGGTTTATATTTGGGAATATATCAAGGACTATTACGATTTTTTACCCGCGAAGGTGAGCTAGTCCCGACACCAGAAGAAACGGCAGAACAAGAAACCCAAAGAGCAGAACAAGAAACCCAAAGAGCAGAACGCTTGGCTGCAAAACTGCGGGAATTAAATATTGATCCAGATACAATTTAG
- a CDS encoding YgiT-type zinc finger protein: protein MLPFDECPVCAGQIVEQEVTEIISSGKKKAALKLSAYVCCRCSERFYSLKSIQHIEKIRAELEG, encoded by the coding sequence GTGCTGCCTTTTGATGAATGCCCAGTTTGTGCTGGGCAAATAGTTGAACAAGAAGTTACTGAAATCATTTCAAGCGGCAAAAAAAAGGCCGCATTAAAATTATCCGCTTACGTTTGTTGTAGATGTTCTGAGAGATTTTATTCTTTGAAAAGCATCCAACATATTGAAAAAATTAGGGCTGAACTAGAAGGATAA
- a CDS encoding DUF4258 domain-containing protein, with product MGNRKQQIHKLISAAINTRTFNFTAHAVTQSQHRCLVSEDIFYSVLKGSVLEEQQDLNRAPKFIVSGRTEFGMRLETVWAYNERNGWATLISLFSPDTNPWNKSHIRRR from the coding sequence ATGGGAAACAGAAAGCAGCAGATACACAAGCTTATTTCCGCAGCGATCAATACCCGCACCTTCAATTTTACAGCCCATGCTGTGACTCAGAGTCAGCATCGCTGTCTTGTGTCCGAAGACATTTTTTATTCTGTCCTTAAGGGATCAGTATTGGAAGAACAGCAAGACTTAAATCGTGCGCCCAAATTTATAGTCTCTGGAAGAACTGAATTTGGTATGCGTTTAGAAACTGTTTGGGCATATAATGAGAGAAATGGTTGGGCTACGCTAATTTCCCTATTTAGCCCTGACACAAATCCTTGGAATAAAAGCCACATAAGAAGGAGGTAG
- a CDS encoding type II toxin-antitoxin system VapC family toxin: MAYLIDTNIILRMAQPNHLMCTEALNALGILRQRKEDCYLTHQNLVEFWRSATRPVERNGLGMSLAEAEAELKRLETLFPILPDIPEIYPEWKRLVLKYGVMGVNVHDARLVAVIIAHGLTHILTFNLKDFARYANEITPVHPTKI, translated from the coding sequence GTGGCGTATCTTATTGATACAAACATTATACTGAGAATGGCACAGCCCAACCACCTAATGTGTACGGAAGCGTTGAATGCACTGGGGATACTTCGGCAAAGAAAAGAAGATTGTTATCTAACTCATCAAAATCTAGTTGAGTTTTGGCGCAGTGCTACCCGTCCGGTTGAAAGAAACGGATTAGGAATGAGTTTAGCTGAAGCTGAAGCAGAACTAAAGCGTTTAGAAACACTTTTCCCCATACTGCCAGATATACCTGAGATTTACCCTGAATGGAAACGTCTTGTACTTAAGTATGGGGTAATGGGTGTGAATGTTCATGATGCTAGGCTTGTGGCAGTCATAATCGCTCATGGACTGACCCACATCCTTACTTTTAATCTTAAAGACTTTGCACGTTATGCGAATGAGATTACCCCTGTACATCCAACAAAGATTTGA
- a CDS encoding type I secretion system permease/ATPase has protein sequence MARGENSKADGQIRSELKPLDNQSLQANVLASVPWNQPPLSWLTDVQQTQLKNQLEIRRYCLGEKIWSQQTGGYQFFIAVGKVRLRDGSVGKPLASLEAGDWFGDLQKLPAECKAVAASKEVVVVCWDSALWSEFSTPQIDQFWVSSEDEEKETFSQSPNLPIPQSANPPISPSPTPIISNYPFVASTNTAAACLTMMAQQLENAVQLEWVQRQLRGQRPKNVVEVAEKLGFVLRRLQVSWNDLRQLSFPALLLWNSDALSTPSWVVVYGVKGSCLIIANPLNPDRTCESLPQSVVEASWDGQLWQAELISKQEQFNLAWFTPAVWKYRRLLAEVLLASFTLQLLGLTTPLITQVVIDKVMVQESLPTLDVMAIALLLVATFESILGILRLFIFTHTARRLDLSLSAQLFRHLMRLPLAYFESRRVGDTVARVQELEQIRQFLTGTALTVILDSIFAVVYLVLMFYYSIPLTFVALAVLPLFATLTIVATPILRGWLNETFNRSADSQSFLVETVTGIHSVKAHAAEPVTRDRWEGLFARFIRTGFKASTTSNISSNIGDFLTNLSTMLILWFGAKLVIKHDLTVGQLVAFQMLSARVTGPLLRLVQLWQSLQQVLLSVDRIGDILNVAPEAEAGTGLVLPPLKGEISFEQVFFRYKANTEPVLRGISLNVEPGQFVGIVGRSGSGKSTLSKLLQRLYQIESGRILIDGFDIKSADLASLRQQIGVVLQEDFLFNGSILENITLGNPDITAEQVVEAARLAVAHDFISQLPYGYENNVGERGTALSGGQRQRIALARLFLSNAPVLILDEATSALDSETEQQVLQNLQKVSTNRTVFLIAHRFAPLKRADLILVLEKGVIAERGTHAQLLQQKGLYWSLYQRQQANI, from the coding sequence ATGGCTAGGGGAGAAAATTCAAAAGCTGACGGTCAAATTAGAAGTGAGCTAAAACCTCTGGATAATCAATCTCTACAAGCAAATGTGCTAGCTTCTGTACCTTGGAATCAACCGCCGTTAAGCTGGCTTACAGATGTACAACAAACCCAATTAAAAAATCAGTTAGAAATCCGCCGCTATTGTCTTGGCGAAAAAATCTGGTCACAACAAACCGGAGGTTACCAATTCTTTATTGCTGTGGGAAAAGTCCGCTTGCGAGACGGCAGTGTTGGCAAACCTTTGGCGTCCCTAGAAGCGGGCGATTGGTTTGGCGACTTACAAAAGTTGCCTGCTGAGTGTAAAGCTGTAGCTGCTAGTAAAGAAGTAGTTGTTGTTTGTTGGGATTCGGCATTGTGGTCTGAATTTTCTACTCCACAAATTGATCAGTTTTGGGTAAGTTCAGAAGACGAGGAGAAAGAAACTTTTTCCCAATCTCCCAATCTTCCAATCCCCCAATCTGCCAATCCCCCAATCTCGCCATCCCCGACGCCGATCATCTCCAATTATCCTTTTGTTGCTAGCACGAATACGGCTGCTGCTTGTTTAACAATGATGGCGCAACAGTTGGAAAATGCTGTGCAACTGGAATGGGTGCAACGCCAACTCCGGGGACAACGCCCGAAAAATGTTGTGGAAGTAGCAGAAAAGTTAGGGTTTGTTTTGCGTCGGTTGCAAGTGAGTTGGAATGATTTGCGACAATTGTCGTTTCCTGCTTTATTGCTGTGGAATTCTGACGCACTCAGCACTCCCTCTTGGGTAGTGGTTTATGGTGTAAAAGGCTCCTGCTTAATTATCGCTAATCCCCTAAATCCCGATCGCACTTGCGAAAGTTTGCCGCAATCTGTGGTTGAAGCGTCTTGGGATGGGCAATTGTGGCAAGCCGAACTGATATCTAAGCAAGAACAATTCAACCTTGCTTGGTTCACTCCAGCGGTTTGGAAGTATCGGCGATTGTTGGCAGAAGTGTTGCTGGCGTCCTTTACGTTGCAGCTTTTGGGGCTAACGACACCGTTAATTACCCAAGTTGTGATTGATAAAGTGATGGTGCAGGAGAGTTTACCAACTCTGGATGTGATGGCGATCGCACTTTTATTAGTCGCGACGTTTGAATCTATCCTCGGCATCCTGCGGCTATTCATCTTTACCCACACAGCGCGGCGTCTGGATTTGAGTTTATCAGCCCAGTTATTTCGCCACTTAATGCGCTTACCCTTGGCTTATTTTGAGTCCCGCAGGGTGGGGGATACAGTAGCCAGAGTTCAGGAACTCGAACAAATCCGCCAGTTTCTCACCGGTACAGCCTTAACGGTGATACTCGACAGCATCTTTGCGGTGGTGTACCTAGTATTGATGTTTTACTACAGCATTCCCCTGACATTTGTGGCCTTGGCGGTACTGCCTTTATTTGCCACTTTAACAATTGTCGCGACACCAATTTTGCGCGGTTGGCTAAACGAAACATTTAACCGCAGTGCTGATAGTCAATCCTTTCTAGTGGAGACTGTGACAGGGATTCACTCAGTTAAAGCCCATGCAGCAGAACCAGTAACACGCGATCGCTGGGAAGGCTTATTTGCCCGCTTCATCCGCACAGGTTTCAAAGCCTCTACCACCTCCAACATCAGCAGCAACATTGGCGACTTTCTCACCAACTTATCTACCATGCTGATACTTTGGTTTGGAGCCAAGTTAGTCATTAAACATGACCTCACAGTTGGTCAATTAGTTGCCTTTCAAATGCTCTCAGCCAGAGTCACAGGCCCACTTCTGCGTTTAGTGCAATTATGGCAAAGTCTGCAACAAGTCTTACTTTCAGTAGACCGCATTGGTGATATTCTCAACGTTGCCCCAGAGGCTGAAGCCGGCACCGGTCTAGTTTTACCCCCCCTCAAAGGTGAAATTAGTTTTGAGCAAGTCTTTTTCCGCTACAAAGCCAACACAGAACCAGTGTTACGGGGCATCTCCTTGAACGTCGAACCAGGTCAATTTGTCGGCATCGTGGGGCGGAGTGGTTCTGGTAAAAGTACCCTGTCGAAGCTATTGCAACGCCTTTATCAAATTGAATCAGGACGCATCCTCATCGATGGTTTTGATATTAAAAGTGCAGATTTAGCATCTTTGCGGCAACAAATTGGTGTAGTTCTCCAAGAAGACTTTTTATTTAACGGTTCCATCTTGGAAAATATCACCCTCGGTAATCCTGATATTACCGCCGAGCAAGTGGTAGAAGCTGCTAGATTAGCTGTAGCTCACGATTTCATCAGTCAACTACCCTACGGTTACGAAAACAACGTCGGGGAAAGAGGCACAGCTTTATCTGGTGGACAAAGACAACGGATTGCTCTAGCGCGGTTATTTCTCTCCAACGCGCCAGTTTTAATCTTAGATGAAGCTACCAGCGCTTTGGATAGTGAAACCGAACAGCAAGTTTTACAAAATCTGCAAAAAGTCTCTACAAACCGCACAGTGTTTTTGATTGCTCACCGTTTTGCACCTCTCAAACGCGCTGATTTAATTTTGGTGTTGGAGAAGGGTGTAATTGCTGAACGTGGAACCCACGCACAGTTATTGCAGCAAAAGGGTTTGTACTGGTCACTTTATCAGCGACAGCAAGCGAATATTTAA
- a CDS encoding peptidylprolyl isomerase, whose protein sequence is MESSSFLTVNDQPITISQAVKYLQASGKMGQFIGTILRQQVIEQEIETREDIEISPSLAEQTIIEFRLKNQLSDPKAFQEWLKTNGSDYATFHASVAFSFKLEKLKALVTEPQLPEHFIERKLFLDRVVLSRILVDNRELAEELQTQIEERGSFEEFAKEYSLAEERIFNGMMGPISRGTLPDIVRAAVDAATPGQLVGPIELEGRFAVFRVEQFLPASLEDTQLKQTLQNELFEKWLGEKIQKLTVKLEVS, encoded by the coding sequence ATGGAATCTTCATCATTTTTGACTGTCAATGACCAGCCAATTACCATTTCACAAGCAGTAAAATATCTGCAAGCCTCCGGAAAAATGGGGCAGTTCATTGGCACAATTCTCCGCCAGCAAGTAATTGAGCAAGAAATAGAAACTCGCGAAGATATTGAGATTAGTCCCTCATTAGCTGAACAAACAATTATTGAGTTTCGGCTAAAAAATCAACTGAGTGACCCCAAAGCTTTTCAAGAATGGTTAAAAACTAATGGCAGCGATTACGCTACATTTCACGCCTCAGTTGCTTTTAGCTTCAAGTTAGAAAAACTAAAAGCTTTAGTTACAGAACCACAACTTCCAGAACACTTCATTGAAAGAAAGCTGTTTTTAGATCGGGTAGTACTTTCGCGCATTCTTGTTGATAATCGCGAACTGGCTGAAGAACTACAAACCCAAATTGAAGAAAGAGGTAGTTTTGAAGAATTCGCCAAAGAATATTCTCTAGCAGAAGAGCGAATTTTTAACGGCATGATGGGGCCAATTAGCCGGGGAACGCTGCCAGATATAGTCAGGGCTGCTGTGGATGCGGCAACTCCAGGACAGTTGGTAGGGCCAATAGAACTGGAAGGACGTTTTGCTGTGTTTCGAGTAGAACAATTTTTGCCGGCGTCTTTAGAAGATACTCAACTAAAACAAACACTACAAAATGAGTTGTTTGAGAAATGGCTAGGGGAGAAAATTCAAAAGCTGACGGTCAAATTAGAAGTGAGCTAA
- a CDS encoding TIGR00297 family protein, with amino-acid sequence MFSLINSVNPWLVGVGLNTILLGIVAIAPKKLLTPAGLFHAWLLGIIIWGTLGWQGYLVVGFYFVVGSVVTRIGIAQKEAEGIAEKRSGARGPENVWGSALTGALCAVGVGLVKGGLLDPSLTPLLLLGYLASFSTKLADTTASEVGKAYGKSTYLITTLQPVPRGTEGAVSLEGTIAGVVASLAIAILGWGIGLIDLLAVVWCVLAAFIATNLESVIGATLQSRYTWLTNEVVNIVNTLIGAIAAILIALTWKSLIV; translated from the coding sequence ATGTTCTCTTTAATTAATTCTGTGAATCCTTGGTTGGTTGGCGTGGGATTAAATACAATTTTGTTGGGCATAGTGGCGATCGCACCCAAAAAATTGCTCACCCCAGCCGGATTATTCCATGCCTGGTTACTGGGGATAATAATTTGGGGCACACTCGGTTGGCAAGGATATCTAGTAGTAGGGTTCTATTTTGTCGTTGGTTCGGTTGTGACGCGCATCGGTATCGCCCAAAAAGAAGCTGAAGGAATTGCCGAAAAGCGTTCTGGGGCCAGAGGACCAGAAAATGTTTGGGGTTCGGCGTTGACTGGGGCGCTGTGTGCTGTGGGAGTCGGTTTAGTAAAGGGGGGATTGCTAGATCCTAGCCTCACACCCTTGCTGCTGTTGGGCTATCTGGCGAGTTTCAGTACTAAACTGGCTGATACCACTGCTAGCGAAGTTGGCAAAGCTTATGGTAAAAGTACCTATTTAATTACCACCCTGCAACCAGTACCCCGTGGGACAGAAGGAGCGGTAAGCTTGGAGGGAACTATAGCTGGTGTAGTGGCGTCACTGGCGATCGCTATTCTTGGCTGGGGAATTGGTTTGATTGATTTATTAGCAGTAGTTTGGTGTGTTCTAGCAGCTTTTATTGCCACCAATTTAGAAAGTGTGATTGGGGCAACATTGCAATCTAGATATACCTGGCTAACTAATGAAGTAGTAAATATTGTGAATACCTTAATCGGGGCAATTGCCGCTATCCTCATTGCCTTGACGTGGAAAAGTTTAATTGTCTGA